The Thiomicrorhabdus aquaedulcis sequence GTTTGATGCACCCCAAGCGCATCCACACCCTATTGATGGAGTTCAGCCATGGTAAGACACTTAACACAACGTGGTGTACTTGGGTTTTTAATGCTCTGGTTGTGGTTGGGCGTGGCCAATGCGCAAGGGATTCAGGAGGCTTCAGACACGCAAGACGTCAACCCAATGCAGACGGTGGACGTGCGGTTATCGGCCACCAAACTCATGTTGGGTCAGCCGTTGGTGTTGACCATTACTGCGCGGCCAACCATCAGCGGCGCGCAACTAGCCGAGCAGTTTAGTCAACTAAATTGGCGTACCCTACAAACCGATTGGGCGATTGAGTCGGTCAACAGTAACTCCGAGCGCATTCGGGTGACTTTGTACCCGTTGCGCGCCGGTCAAGTGGCGTTTTCGGCCATTAAAGCGGGGTGGATTAACGCACCGCAGACCCTTATTGAAGTAGCGCAAAACCCCGAAGTGACTATTGAATGGCAAGCGCCACCGCCCACAATGTATCACCAACAAAACAGCGCCTGGAACGCACGTGTGACCTTAAAAAATGCCGCCAATGCCGCTCATTTTGAGGCGCGTAAACCACTGCATTTGTTGGACGATCAAAGCGTTAATACACAAAAGGTTGAGGTTGTGGCCGAACCGTTTAACGAGAAAACGCAGGCGAATGCCGCGCAAAAAACCGTGCAACTGCTGGCCAATGTGCAAGCTAATGTGCAGGCCAATTTGGGGCGAAGCCCGTTTGAACCCCCGCAACCCAATGCAACCCAGAACGCAACGCGCAGCGTGCTGTCGCCTGTGGTGGTGGTTAAAAACACCACGCAACAAGTGTGGCGTTTTTACGATGCGCCGCATACGCTTAACGTACAGCCGTTGCCACAATTTTTACCTGCGGGCTTGCCCGTAGGCCAAGTGAGCTTTGGCGCGGCAAACGAATTTGACATTAAACCTTTTAAACCACCCTTTTGGCACCTCGCCAAACGGCTGTATCACTGGCCTATGCGCTTAACCACTCAAGGCCTAGATCAAACAGGGCTTAAACAGTTGGCTGAACAATGGCAAACGCAAATTCCTAATACGGCAAAAAACAGTACAAAAAATAGCGCACAAATAGAGTGGTTGGTTGAATCACAAACTTTTACACAAGTGCTTAACCCAAATAGCGCAAGTGGCGAAAGTAGCGCAAATGGTACAAACGCCACCAGTAATTTAAGCGGAGAAGTGCTTAATAATGTGCCTTATCGCATTATGCAACCAGGCCTGGTTACCTTGCCGGCAGTGCATTGGCGCGTGTTTGATCCGCACACGGGTAAATTGCAGGTGCTAAGTATGCCCGAGCGCACGGTATTTGCGGTGCCTGTTTGGGCGCTATATATGGGAGTGATTTTGCTGGTCATGTTGCTGTTGTACACGCTGTATAAAGCGCGCAAACCGTTTAACCAGGCCTGGTCAAAGCGTCGTTTAAAACAAGCCATTCATCAAGCCAGCACGCCCCAGCACATTTGGCGCGCTATGCAATTATGGCAGGGGTTGCAAATACAGCCAGCCAGCCAAACTCTGGGGCAGTTTAACGCTTGGTACAATACGCATTTTAAACCGTGTCACGTGCTAAACGCATTAATGGCACAGTTGAATGTCGAACATTTTTCAACGCAGCCCAGCAATACAAGTGATTCAAGCAATCCAGTCAACTCAGACAACACCTTAACGGCGTTGAAAACATTGGCATTAGAGTGGGTTAACAACATTCGTCGCTAATGGTGAGCGTTAAGGGTTTGAGTTAGCGTTAATTATTCACTGGCGTTATGTTTATCGTTTCCATTAAACGTCGCCTCAAACGGTTTAATAATTTTTAGATATTTTTGGTAAGCAATGGCAATCGCATAGGCCATCGAGCCAATAATAATCACGTCACCCAAATACGCCAAGCCCATCGAAAATAGGTTGTCGCGGATAAAACTCGGTAAAATAAGTGCGCCGCCCACCACCAAACCCAACAATATGGTTTTTAAAGCGACTTTTAAAATGCCTTTTACTAACAAATGCTTGTGTTCTTTAGAGCCAAGTTGCATGGGGTTTCCTTGTTTTTATTATGTTTATTGCGTTTATTGCATCAATGACGTTAACCCGGAGACTGCAAACTACGCTTGAGCGTGCCATCTTAACGCATCCACAAAAATTAACGTAAAGTTTGCTCAACCCAGCGACTAAAGCCACCTAAATCCAACGCGCCCGACATACGATTAAGCTCTTTGCCGCCTTTAAAAATCGCCAAGGTGGGAATCGAGCGAATGTTAAATTGCTGAGAAATTGCTGGTTCGTTTTCGGTGTTAATTTTAATAAAGCGCGCGTGGGTTTTAGGTTCTAACTGGGCGGCGGCTTGGGCAAATGTGGGGGCAAAACTTTTGCACGGCCCGCACCACGGCGCCCAAAAGTCCACCACCAACGGCTGATCGGTTTTGGCCAAAGCGCGCAAAAACTGCTCGCCAGTCATTTCAATAGGTTTGCCAATAAACAAATTATTTTGGCACTTGCCACAGCGCGCCGGTTGCGCCAATTTCTCATCGGCCACGCGGTTTAAACCACCACAATGCGGACACATAATAATCATAACAGCTCCTTTTGTTTTGTTGCTAGTCGGTTAACCAATCGGGTTTGGGGCTTTCTTCTCTGCCGGCGGCAAAGCCTCGGTCTACAAAGCCATGCAAGGTTGCATCGTGCGCGTGAATCAGCGCAATCATTTTAGGGTCGTCGCTGGTTAAGGTCGCCTCAACCCCCATTTTAACAGCGCGATAGGTCATGGTAATTTGGTCTTTGTATTCAAACAACGCCGCAAACAGCGGATCCCACGAGCGAATGGCGCGCCCCATGTCAAAGCGTTTTTGCATACCCACCACATGCGCTTGCAGTATTTTGGCCAACTCTGGTGTGGTGGCCGTGGTGGTGGCGCAAATACCATTGGGCAACCGCGTGGTATGACGCTGCAATTGCTGGTGAAACTCCAACAAATGGCTAAACAACGCCTGGTCTTGTTTGTGCTGCTCATCACTGCCGCGCCCGTGTTTATAAGGGCGATGGCTTTCTACGGTGTTCTGTTCAGTGTTTGACATAGATTACTCCTAACCAATGGATTCTTTATAGGGGGTTGCGCGGCTAAATACAAGCGGTGTGTAAAGGGCTCACCTATATTTTGGGCAAAAAAAAGCACGGTAAGGTCGTACCGTGCTTTTCTGAGGAGTGTAAAACGTGAAACATAAAACTAATTAACAACTGACTTTAAAACCTTAACTTTAAACCACAGGGTAAAACGTAACCAAAATAACCACGAACTTGACAATTAGTTCGTCAACGCACTTTTAAGGTTTGTGGAGCATACAAGCTTTAAAAGTGGCTAAAGGTTAGAAGGCTATGTTTAACCAATTTTAACCATTAACGCCTAACAAACGTCTTTATTAAGCGCTGTGTAAAGTGTAGGCGGGCATCGTCATAAAATCAATTAATAACCCTTGAAACACTCTTGAAAAACCCTGCGTATTTAAAGGGTTAATGCCACCGTTAAAAACAGCCGTTTATCACTCAACCTTATCCATTTGAGTGATTTGTTGCGCGTAATAGTTAGCCTGATTTTGCAAGCCGCCGGCATAATTTAAGCGGTTTAATGACTCGTTGGGTTCAATGGTGCGCTGCTCGGGCGCGGTGCTGGCGTTAATACTTTGTGACGCACCCAACGCCAAATAATCGGTTACAGCACCACTTTGCATAGACTGACCCGCCGCATTTTGCGACAAAGACACCGTAGTGTTGCCGGCCGAGGTAGTAGTCGGTGCCGATTTTTCGTCCATTTTAATGTCCGCTTTAGCGTTTAAAGCATTGTTTGCCATCACCTGCGGATTAAGTGACACAGCGGCTGACGCCAATACTGGATTTAACGTGCTCATACATAACTCCTTGACTCATTAAATAAAGTCGTTATTAAACAACCACCTTTATTATAATTTTAAAAAAGCAAAAGAACACAGTGCGCGAATAAAAAATATCAATATAAACAACACAACCCGTCATAAAAAAATCAACCCTCATATCGCGCCAAAACCTCATTATCATGCCGTGCTACGACACGGCATCTGCAAACCCAGCCGCAAACAAAATCCACTCGCACAACACTCACTTAATATAAGCGTTTTATTATGCCTAACAAAACATCGTCCTTACTGTCCTTTAGTACAGTAGGAAAGCCTCTGTAGTTTTAGTATTATCCCAAGTACAAAAAATATCAGAGAACCTTTTAAATTCACTTAGCCCACTTAACGCAAACGTTAAACGCCAAGAAATTCAAGGTTTTTCAGTCGTCTAAAAATGGAGTAAAGCATCATGGCAACAATTATCGGTCAAGTTACAAGCTTACAAGGCACAGTCAGAGCCATTAACCCGGTCACCGGAGAAGTAAGAATACTTGAGGTAGGCAGCCCAATTTTCGCCGGCGAAACCCTGCAAACCTCCAGCACCGGTGGCGTAGTGGTTAACATGCAAAATGGCGAGCTGCTTACATTAGGCCGTGACACCCAAATGCTATTAGACGACGACGTAATTGGCCAAGCCAACACCCCTGATATTACCGAAGCCAGCGCCGAAGTCGCCGCCCTACAACAAGCCATTTTAGACGGCAACGTAAACCTAGACCAACTAGAAGAAACCGCCGCCGGCGAAACCGCCGCACCAGGCAGCGCCTCCGAAGGCGGAGTGTTTATAGATCGAACCGCAGCAGAAGGCGAAGTAACCAGCGGGTTTGAAACCAGTACTAGCAGTTCAACCACTCTAACCGATGTGGAACGTAATGATGCTGCTGAGCCTGCCGTTAATAATGCACCAACATTGCAAGATGACAGTCCTACTAACGCCGAAAACGACGCACTCACAACAGATGAAGACAACGCGATTGATATTAATGTGCTCGCCAACGACACCGACATTGACGGCAACGTCTCAGCGGTTGCCTCGGTGACCCAAGGCACCAACGGGACAGTGGCCATCAATACCGATGGCACGGTGAAATACACCCCGAATGCCAACTACAGCGGCAGCGACAGCTTCACCTACACCAATGCCGAAGGCAACACCGCCACGGTGAACGTCACGGTCAACCCCGTGAACGACCCAACGGTAGTGGTCAATGACGCAGCGACAACAGATGAAGACAACGCGATTGATATTAATGTGCTCGCCAACGACACCGACATTGACGGCAACGTCTCAGCGGTTGCCTCGGTGACCCAAGGCACCAACGGGACAGTGGCCATCAAT is a genomic window containing:
- the trxC gene encoding thioredoxin TrxC; the protein is MIIMCPHCGGLNRVADEKLAQPARCGKCQNNLFIGKPIEMTGEQFLRALAKTDQPLVVDFWAPWCGPCKSFAPTFAQAAAQLEPKTHARFIKINTENEPAISQQFNIRSIPTLAIFKGGKELNRMSGALDLGGFSRWVEQTLR